The proteins below are encoded in one region of Candidatus Omnitrophota bacterium:
- the lepB gene encoding signal peptidase I, whose translation MKIKAKEPWLAVFLNRLLPGLGYLYTKNLVRAIIVFLVTISLTFIAVSTLIAFAKNDTTVTSKVLWGVIIFVAVNFIFNFAILIDGYLCARKHNLSNDVKPSRMGLRIFAIIGTIVLLLTGGISIFPVIYIRTHLIQFFKMPTTSMAPALKLNDKIMVDKKAYNSNKPQRMEIVVFLPPHDNRKYYLKRIIGLPGEEVEIKDGKVYINNEVITNLFVTNNYYYNQGDYAKKGKKIIVPPNNYYVLGDNSVSSLDSRFFGFVPEKNITGKVVKIYWPPERSGRVK comes from the coding sequence ATGAAAATAAAAGCAAAGGAGCCGTGGTTGGCAGTTTTCTTGAATCGCTTGTTGCCCGGATTAGGGTATCTTTACACGAAGAATTTAGTTAGAGCAATTATTGTATTTTTAGTCACCATATCATTAACGTTTATTGCAGTTTCGACATTGATCGCTTTTGCCAAAAACGATACGACTGTTACATCCAAAGTATTATGGGGAGTCATTATTTTTGTTGCAGTCAATTTTATATTTAATTTCGCTATCTTGATAGATGGGTATTTGTGTGCAAGGAAACATAATCTTTCTAATGACGTAAAGCCTTCGCGCATGGGGCTTCGTATTTTTGCTATCATTGGAACTATAGTTTTATTGTTAACTGGAGGTATCTCTATTTTTCCGGTTATCTACATAAGAACTCATTTGATACAGTTTTTTAAAATGCCTACCACATCAATGGCTCCAGCGCTAAAACTTAATGATAAAATCATGGTAGATAAAAAAGCATACAATAGCAATAAGCCACAAAGAATGGAGATAGTTGTATTTCTTCCTCCTCACGATAATAGAAAGTATTACCTGAAGAGAATTATTGGTTTACCAGGAGAAGAAGTGGAAATCAAGGACGGCAAGGTTTATATAAACAACGAGGTCATAACTAATCTATTCGTGACAAATAACTATTATTATAATCAGGGTGATTACGCCAAAAAAGGTAAAAAGATAATCGTGCCCCCAAATAATTATTATGTTTTAGGCGACAATAGCGTTTCAAGTTTGGACAGTAGATTCTTTGGATTTGTTCCCGAAAAAAATATAACAGGAAAAGTAGTTAAAATATATTGGCCTCCTGAAAGATCAGGAAGAGTTAAATAA
- a CDS encoding toxin-antitoxin system YwqK family antitoxin, producing MKQILRYFLVFFSLIIFLNLSPFAFGQQDQSSGDFIDGNFEEIGRLKKDSQKLDTSKTGDLFMDTWMGILTSPKEFFSWNTKGDVKLVYDGSNTLVELTQSKEGPASISQFFGFKNKDASIEFDVKIIKKTTSDELEVTVADVGGPAWGKPPAIEIPLETFRLSTIYPTKHISIDLSNSKYFLDKQAKDEANDMDLVDASIFGTITFRLKGNAEEPTTIRLDNLKVTYYKKEGEVKRYYKDNQPKIDKFYKDGKQEGLEKRYYRNGQLQSEHPYRNGKLDGIQKYYAIDGKVWEETPYRDGKREGTQRRYRNGVLTEERLYKNDKMVEIKIYYKTGEIKSEATIRNDKTEGSSKEYYKNGQVMEERIYSDSQRVGVTKHYYANGQLKAEIPYKKDRKDGIARIYNEEGNLVKEEVWEKDKLISTREK from the coding sequence ATGAAGCAAATTTTGCGCTATTTTTTGGTTTTCTTTTCCCTAATTATATTTTTAAATTTATCTCCTTTTGCTTTTGGACAACAGGACCAATCCTCCGGTGATTTTATTGATGGGAATTTTGAAGAAATAGGTCGTCTCAAGAAAGATTCTCAGAAACTTGATACCAGTAAAACCGGCGATCTGTTTATGGATACATGGATGGGGATATTAACTAGCCCAAAAGAATTTTTTTCTTGGAATACAAAAGGCGATGTCAAACTGGTCTATGATGGGAGTAACACACTGGTTGAATTGACACAGAGTAAAGAAGGGCCTGCGTCTATAAGCCAATTCTTTGGTTTTAAAAATAAAGATGCGTCAATTGAGTTTGATGTTAAAATTATAAAGAAAACTACCTCAGATGAATTAGAAGTGACAGTAGCAGATGTGGGTGGGCCTGCCTGGGGTAAACCCCCTGCAATAGAGATTCCGCTGGAGACATTTCGGCTCTCAACCATTTATCCGACTAAACATATCTCCATTGACCTTTCAAATAGTAAATATTTTTTAGATAAACAAGCTAAAGATGAAGCTAATGATATGGACTTAGTTGATGCATCTATTTTTGGTACGATAACTTTTCGCTTGAAGGGAAATGCTGAAGAACCAACAACAATACGATTGGATAACCTTAAGGTTACTTATTATAAAAAAGAAGGCGAAGTGAAACGTTATTATAAAGATAATCAGCCGAAGATAGATAAATTCTATAAAGATGGTAAGCAGGAAGGTCTGGAGAAGCGTTATTATCGCAATGGACAGTTACAGTCGGAGCACCCATATAGGAATGGTAAACTAGACGGGATACAAAAGTATTATGCTATAGATGGAAAAGTCTGGGAAGAAACGCCTTACAGAGACGGCAAGCGAGAGGGAACACAAAGACGTTACAGAAATGGGGTGCTGACGGAAGAAAGATTATATAAAAATGATAAGATGGTAGAAATTAAAATTTATTATAAAACTGGTGAAATAAAATCAGAAGCAACGATTAGGAATGATAAGACAGAAGGGTCATCTAAAGAGTATTATAAAAATGGACAAGTAATGGAAGAACGTATCTATAGCGATAGCCAGAGAGTAGGCGTAACAAAGCATTACTATGCTAACGGACAGCTAAAAGCAGAGATACCTTACAAGAAGGATAGAAAAGATGGCATTGCGAGGATTTATAATGAAGAAGGCAACTTAGTAAAAGAAGAAGTTTGGGAAAAAGATAAACTCATAAGTACTAGAGAGAAATAA